In Methanobrevibacter oralis, a single window of DNA contains:
- a CDS encoding preprotein translocase subunit Sec61beta produces the protein MAKKDNKISMPQTGAGLVRYFDEESLGPKLSPEHVIVLTIILAIFCFVLRYSI, from the coding sequence ATGGCAAAAAAAGATAATAAAATTTCAATGCCTCAAACTGGTGCAGGTTTAGTTAGGTATTTTGATGAAGAAAGTTTAGGTCCAAAACTTTCCCCTGAACATGTTATAGTTTTAACAATTATTTTAGCTATATTTTGTTTTGTTTTAAGATATTCCA